A single genomic interval of Pyrus communis chromosome 7, drPyrComm1.1, whole genome shotgun sequence harbors:
- the LOC137739484 gene encoding glutamate receptor 3.4-like, translated as MEVLLMNRPTGHVCKTRTLLTLILCMWVSMQVMAGTENATHSSARPSSLNIGALFTFNSVIGRAAKPAILAAIDDVNSDQSVLRGTKLKIILHDTNCSGFLGTVEALELVENDVVAAIGPQSSGIAHVISHVVNELHVPLLSFGATDPSLAALQYPYFVRTTQSDLFQMHAVADLVEYFGWREVIAIFVDDDYGRNGISILGDALATKRSKISYKAAFSPGAPKSDINELLVGVNLMESRVYIVHVNPDSGLTIFSIAKALGMMTSGYVWIATDWLPSHLDSLNPPGPDTMNLLQGVVALRHHTPDTDLKKRFMSRWSKLKHEGTPSFNSYALYAYDSIWLAARALDVFFNEGGNVSFSNDPRLKDTNRSTLHLTSLRIFDGGQKYLQTILKMNFTGISGQIEFDQDKYLVRPAYDILNIGGTGSRRVGYWSNSTGLSVIAPERLYKKPSNRNTTAQLYSVIWPGEVTAIPRGWVFPNNGRPLRIGVPYRVSYKEFVAKDKSPPGVRGYCIDVFEAAVNLLPYAVPRTYILYGDGKRNPEYSSLVAQVAQNNFDAAVGDVTITTNRTRIVDFTQPYMESGLVVVVPVKEAKSNPWAFLKPFTYQMWLVTGAFFLLVGAVVWILEHRMNHEFRGPPSQQLMTIFWFSFSTMFFSHRENTVSTLGRLVLIIWLFVVLIINSSYTASLTSILTVQQLTSRIEGIDSLISSNDRIGVQDGSFAWKYLVDEMNIAESRLVKLKDMEAYFKALTDGPRRGGVAAIVDELPYIELFMSNTKCAFRTVGQEFTKSGWGFAFQRDSPLAVDLSTAILQLSENGDLQKIHNKWLTHSECSTQLTEIDADQLSLTSFWGLFLICGIACFLALAVFFCRILCQYRRFTPEPVEADTEEIGPTNPRSRRSLGSTSFKGLMVFVDKKEAEIKHMLKRKTSDSKHEASPSADGQLHSLREEDLLSAG; from the exons ATGGAGGTCTTGCTGATGAACAGGCCTACTGGCCATGTATGCAAGACAAGAACACTGCTTACATTGATCTTGTGCATGTGGGTGTCCATGCAAGTGATGGCTGGGACAGAAAATGCTACGCATTCGTCTGCAAGGCCGAGTTCTCTGAATATTGGAGCTCTGTTTACTTTCAATTCGGTTATTGGGAGGGCAGCCAAACCAGCAATTTTAGCTGCAATTGATGATGTCAATTCTGATCAAAGCGTTCTTCGCGGGACAAAATTGAAGATTATTCTCCATGACACGAATTGCAGTGGATTTCTTGGAACTGTTGAAG CTCTGGAGCTGGTTGAAAACGATGTGGTTGCTGCAATCGGCCCACAATCCTCCGGAATAGCTCATGTCATATCCCATGTTGTTAATGAGCTCCATGTACCACTTCTATCATTTGGAGCAACAGACCCCTCCCTTGCTGCTCTGCAATACCCATATTTTGTCCGAACCACACAGAGTGACTTATTTCAAATGCATGCAGTTGCTGATTTAGTTGAGTATTTTGGATGGAGAGAAGTAATAGCAATCTTTGTAGATGATGATTATGGGAGAAATGGGATTTCTATACTAGGCGATGCCTTGGCGACGAAGCGTTCTAAGATCTCATACAAGGCTGCCTTCTCTCCTGGAGCCCCCAAAAGCGATATCAATGAATTGTTGGTGGGAGTGAACCTTATGGAATCTCGGGTTTATATTGTACATGTTAATCCTGACTCTGGTTTAACAATTTTTTCCATTGCCAAGGCACTTGGAATGATGACGAGTGGCTATGTCTGGATTGCAACGGATTGGCTTCCTTCTCATTTAGATTCACTAAATCCCCCTGGCCCCGACACAATGAATCTCTTACAAGGGGTTGTTGCCCTTCGTCATCATACCCCAGATACTGATCTCAAAAAGCGCTTTATGTCTAGATGGAGCAAATTGAAACATGAAGGGACTCCAAGCTTCAATTCTTATGCGCTCTATGCATACGACTCTATTTGGCTAGCAGCCCGTGCTCTTGATGTTTTCTTCAACGAAGGTGGGAATGTATCTTTCTCTAATGACCCAAGGTTGAAAGACACAAATCGAAGCACACTGCATTTAACATCACTCCGTATTTTTGATGGAGGCCAAAAATACCTACAGACGATTCTTAAGATGAACTTCACAGGTATAAGTGGTCAGATTGAGTTTGATCAAGATAAATATCTAGTTCGTCCAGCTTATGACATTCTGAATATTGGAGGAACTGGTTCCCGTAGAGTTGGCTATTGGTCAAATTCTACTGGTCTCTCAGTCATTGCTCCAGAGAGATTATATAAGAAGCCATCCAATAGGAATACCACTGCTCAACTTTATAGCGTTATATGGCCTGGTGAAGTCACTGCTATACCCCGGGGATGGGTATTTCCCAACAATGGCAGGCCACTGCGAATTGGAGTGCCTTATCGAGTAAGTTACAAAGAATTTGTGGCTAAAGACAAGAGCCCTCCAGGGGTCAGAGGATACTGTATTGATGTCTTTGAAGCTGCTGTAAACTTGTTGCCGTATGCTGTGCCACGGACATATATTTTGTATGGAGATGGTAAGAGGAATCCTGAGTACAGCAGTCTTGTAGCCCAGGTTGCGCAAAAT aacTTTGATGCAGCTGTTGGAGATGTTACAATTACTACTAATAGGACAAGAATAGTTGATTTTACGCAGCCTTACATGGAATCGGGACTTGTTGTAGTTGTTCCTGTCAAAGAGGCAAAATCAAACCCTTGGGCTTTCCTCAAGCCATTTACTTATCAGATGTGGTTGGTCACAGGTGCCTTCTTCCTTTTAGTGGGAGCTGTTGTTTGGATTCTTGAGCACCGGATGAATCATGAGTTCCGTGGTCCACCGAGCCAACAGCTCATGACCATTTTTTG GTTTAGTTTCTCCACAATGTTTTTCTCACACA GAGAGAACACTGTGAGCACCCTGGGACGGCTGGTGCTGATTATATGGTTATTTGTAGTGTTAATTATCAATTCCAGCTACACGGCTAGTTTGACTTCAATTCTCACGGTGCAACAGCTGACATCACGGATTGAAGGGATTGACAGCTTGATATCAAGTAATGATCGAATCGGAGTTCAAGACGGGTCATTCGCTTGGAAGTATTTGGTTGATGAGATGAACATAGCAGAATCTAGACTCGTTAAGTTGAAAGACATGGAAGCCTATTTTAAAGCCCTCACAGATGGACCAAGACGTGGTGGGGTAGCTGCCATCGTTGATGAGCTTCCTTACATTGAGTTGTTcatgtccaacaccaaatgcgCATTCAGGACCGTAGGGCAGGAGTTTACCAAAAGCGGATGGGGATTC GCATTCCAAAGGGATTCTCCTCTTGCTGTTGACTTGTCGACTGCGATTCTTCAACTCTCAGAGAACGGTGATCTACAAAAGATCCATAATAAGTGGCTTACGCACAGCGAGTGCTCTACTCAACTCACTGAAATTGATGCAGACCAGCTATCTCTAACAAGCTTTTGGGGCCTGTTTCTTATCTGCGGTATTGCATGCTTCCTTGCTCTTGCGGTGTTCTTCTGTAGAATCCTTTGTCAATACCGCAGATTTACCCCAGAGCCCGTGGAAGCAGACACTGAGGAGATTGGACCTACCAACCCGAGATCTAGACGCTCACTTGGGTCAACCAGTTTCAAGGGTCTTATGGTCTTTGTAGATAAGAAAGAAGCGGAGATCAAGCACATGCTTAAGCGAAAGACTAGTGACAGTAAGCACGAAGCTAGCCCGAGCGCTGATGGGCAGCTGCATTCCCTTCGTGAGGAAGATTTGCTTTCGGCTGGTTGA